One genomic window of Pseudoxanthomonas sp. includes the following:
- a CDS encoding Maf family protein: protein MSLILASTSVYRRELLERLRLPFETARPDVDETPGQGEAPSALSQRLAHAKARAIAEQAPGHWVIGSDQAADLDGQPLGKPGNRENAIAQLRAMSGRQVQFHTAVCVSHDGRDLTALDTTTVTLRILTDDEIARYVDAEQPFDCAGSFKCEGLGVALFEAIDTRDPTALIGLPLIATAALLRQAGFRLP from the coding sequence ATGTCGCTGATCCTTGCCTCCACCTCAGTGTACCGCCGCGAGCTGCTGGAACGCCTGCGCCTGCCTTTCGAAACCGCCCGCCCGGACGTGGATGAAACGCCAGGCCAGGGCGAAGCCCCGTCAGCACTGTCCCAGCGCCTGGCTCACGCCAAGGCCCGGGCGATCGCTGAACAGGCACCGGGACACTGGGTGATCGGCTCAGACCAGGCCGCCGATCTGGATGGCCAGCCGCTGGGCAAGCCCGGCAACCGGGAAAACGCCATCGCCCAGCTGCGCGCCATGTCAGGCCGCCAGGTTCAGTTCCACACCGCTGTCTGCGTCAGCCACGACGGCCGGGACCTGACTGCGCTGGACACGACCACAGTGACGCTGCGAATCCTGACCGACGATGAGATCGCGCGGTACGTCGATGCCGAACAACCCTTCGACTGCGCCGGCAGTTTCAAGTGCGAGGGCCTGGGCGTGGCACTGTTCGAAGCCATCGACACCCGCGACCCGACCGCCCTGATTGGCCTGCCACTGATTGCCACCGCCGCGCTGCTGCGCCAGGCAGGCTTCCGCCTGCCCTGA
- the rpmF gene encoding 50S ribosomal protein L32, translating to MAVQKSRVTPSRRGQRRSHDALTAKQLSTDPTTGETHIRHHVTADGYYRGKKVIATKSSAVSEE from the coding sequence ATGGCAGTTCAGAAATCCCGCGTCACCCCGTCCCGTCGCGGCCAGCGCCGTTCGCACGACGCCCTCACCGCCAAGCAGCTGTCGACCGACCCGACCACGGGCGAGACCCACATCCGTCACCACGTGACTGCTGACGGTTACTACCGCGGCAAGAAGGTCATCGCGACCAAGTCGTCGGCTGTCAGCGAAGAGTGA
- the fabD gene encoding ACP S-malonyltransferase translates to MTDPTLAFVFPGQGSQSLGMLAELAELHPQVRETFNEASEGAGADLWALSQGGPEEMLNRTEYTQPALLAAGIAVWRLWQQEGGPSPSRLSGHSLGEYTALVAAGALSLKDGAHLVRIRGQLMQEAAPAGVGAMAAVLGAEDALVVEVCGQVSGSKVVVPANYNSPGQIVIGGDAEAVDAAIAELNARGVRKTVKLAVSVPSHTPLMREAANRLAETIKGLSWHLPSLPVVQNVDAQVHGSIDAIGEALVRQLYLPVRWTDCVQALVAAGATRVAECGPGKVLTGLVKRIDKSIDSRALSTPADFQGALETWKTA, encoded by the coding sequence GTGACAGATCCCACACTCGCCTTTGTATTCCCCGGCCAAGGGTCGCAATCGCTGGGCATGCTGGCCGAACTGGCCGAGCTGCATCCGCAGGTCCGCGAGACGTTCAACGAGGCATCCGAAGGCGCAGGTGCCGACCTGTGGGCACTCTCGCAGGGCGGCCCCGAGGAAATGCTCAACCGCACCGAATACACCCAGCCCGCGCTGCTGGCCGCCGGCATCGCCGTGTGGCGCCTGTGGCAGCAGGAAGGTGGTCCGTCGCCTTCGCGCCTGTCCGGCCACAGCCTCGGTGAATACACCGCGCTGGTTGCCGCAGGTGCGCTGTCGCTGAAGGACGGTGCGCACCTGGTCCGCATCCGCGGCCAGTTGATGCAGGAAGCTGCGCCCGCCGGTGTTGGCGCGATGGCCGCCGTGCTGGGCGCCGAAGATGCGCTGGTGGTCGAAGTTTGCGGGCAGGTCTCCGGCAGCAAGGTCGTCGTGCCTGCGAACTACAACTCGCCAGGCCAGATCGTGATTGGCGGCGACGCTGAAGCAGTCGATGCGGCCATTGCCGAACTCAATGCGCGCGGCGTGCGCAAGACCGTCAAGCTGGCGGTGAGCGTGCCTTCGCACACCCCGCTGATGCGCGAAGCCGCCAATCGCTTGGCCGAAACCATCAAGGGCCTGTCCTGGCACCTGCCGTCGTTGCCGGTGGTGCAGAACGTCGATGCCCAGGTGCACGGCAGCATCGACGCCATCGGCGAGGCGCTGGTGCGCCAACTCTATCTGCCGGTGCGCTGGACCGACTGCGTGCAGGCACTGGTTGCCGCTGGTGCAACGCGCGTGGCCGAATGCGGTCCGGGCAAGGTGTTGACCGGCCTGGTCAAGCGCATCGACAAATCCATCGACAGCCGCGCGCTGTCCACGCCCGCCGATTTCCAGGGCGCCCTCGAAACATGGAAAACCGCATGA
- a CDS encoding aminodeoxychorismate synthase component I, with protein sequence MLLTRPLPDHLDLLSLQRVAPRRYPLLMESVASGTAHGRWDLLLACSGEGLRLDADGVTRTLQGDVLTGMFLDVLDAQWQPLRTLRDEPRWPFHGGWALMLDYELAGQVEPVLQLPQGEGVVPAALALRCPAAVLRDRATGECVMVAEAGHAELFDVMAADLETGRTLAPPAWSPPSVLVEDAPQAFVAGVERILDYLAAGDIFQVNLSRGWQARFDVSLEPAALYTRLRDCNPAPFAGLFQYDGRAVVSASPERLVSVRGGIAETRPIAGTRARFAGDDDAARIRELVGHPKERAEHVMLIDLERNDLGRVCTPGSVEVDELMAVESYAHVHHIVSNVRGQLRAEVTPGQVIAATFPGGTITGCPKVRCMQIIAELERTPRGAYTGAFGWLGRDGDMDLNILIRSAALADEDDGSTLCFRTGAGIVIDSDPQAELEETRAKARGMLAALGQAAGV encoded by the coding sequence ATGTTGTTGACCCGCCCGCTGCCCGATCACCTGGACCTGCTGTCACTGCAGCGCGTGGCGCCGCGGCGCTACCCGCTGCTGATGGAATCGGTTGCCTCAGGCACCGCCCACGGGCGCTGGGATCTGCTGCTGGCTTGCAGTGGAGAGGGCCTGCGGCTGGATGCCGATGGCGTCACCCGGACGCTGCAGGGCGATGTGCTGACAGGGATGTTCCTCGACGTGCTCGACGCGCAGTGGCAGCCGCTGCGCACGCTGCGCGACGAGCCGCGTTGGCCATTCCATGGTGGCTGGGCCTTGATGCTGGATTACGAACTGGCGGGGCAGGTGGAACCGGTCCTGCAGTTGCCGCAAGGTGAGGGCGTCGTCCCCGCCGCGCTCGCGCTGCGTTGCCCGGCTGCGGTGCTGCGCGATCGCGCCACTGGCGAATGCGTGATGGTGGCCGAGGCCGGGCATGCGGAACTGTTCGATGTGATGGCCGCGGACCTGGAGACAGGTCGCACGCTGGCCCCGCCTGCCTGGTCGCCACCATCGGTGCTGGTCGAAGACGCGCCGCAGGCTTTTGTCGCGGGTGTCGAACGGATCCTCGACTACCTGGCGGCTGGCGACATCTTCCAGGTGAACCTGTCGCGTGGCTGGCAGGCACGGTTCGATGTGTCGCTGGAGCCGGCGGCGTTGTACACGCGACTGCGCGACTGCAATCCGGCGCCATTCGCCGGGCTGTTCCAGTACGACGGCAGGGCCGTGGTCAGCGCGTCGCCGGAACGTCTGGTGTCGGTGCGTGGCGGGATTGCCGAAACGCGGCCCATCGCCGGGACGCGCGCGCGCTTTGCGGGTGACGACGATGCCGCGCGGATCCGCGAACTGGTCGGCCATCCCAAGGAGCGCGCCGAACACGTGATGCTGATCGATCTGGAGCGTAACGATCTGGGCCGCGTGTGCACGCCGGGCAGCGTTGAAGTGGATGAACTGATGGCGGTCGAAAGCTATGCGCACGTGCATCACATCGTCAGCAACGTGCGCGGCCAGTTGCGCGCCGAGGTCACGCCGGGCCAGGTGATCGCCGCGACCTTCCCGGGCGGCACCATCACCGGCTGTCCCAAGGTGCGCTGCATGCAGATCATCGCCGAGCTGGAGCGAACCCCGCGCGGTGCCTACACCGGTGCGTTCGGCTGGCTGGGCCGTGATGGCGACATGGATCTGAACATCCTGATCCGCAGCGCGGCGCTGGCCGACGAGGACGACGGCAGCACGCTGTGCTTCCGCACCGGGGCTGGGATCGTGATCGATTCCGATCCCCAGGCCGAACTGGAGGAAACCCGGGCCAAGGCGCGCGGCATGCTGGCCGCGCTGGGTCAGGCGGCGGGCGTCTGA
- a CDS encoding serine/threonine protein phosphatase, giving the protein MVELIQMEGRQAWLKRYGDGSSRALSLGALDFIAHRMGMGPLRPPPHRVGVEALDTEARRLAELAAQRVHVPQVIGRGKDSLVLSDNGRSLAGWLRDARDEAECDRLVRKALQAIAQAHATGAYFGQPLPRNMTFDGQRIGFIDFEEDPLEVMDLAQAQARDWLMFGYGVARYYERRPAALQALMQEAMSGEARDVNAQTHQVTGRLQRLAAVCNRLGRKARRLSHAVLVLHSATTLSVLVIGTLAIDWFSDGDLDVLRLLVG; this is encoded by the coding sequence ATGGTTGAACTGATCCAGATGGAAGGCCGCCAGGCCTGGCTCAAGCGTTACGGAGACGGCAGCAGCCGGGCCCTGTCGCTGGGTGCGTTGGATTTCATTGCCCACCGCATGGGCATGGGGCCGCTACGGCCGCCGCCGCATCGGGTGGGCGTCGAAGCGCTCGACACCGAGGCGCGTCGCCTTGCCGAACTGGCTGCGCAGCGCGTGCACGTGCCGCAGGTGATCGGTCGCGGCAAGGACTCCCTGGTCCTCAGCGATAACGGCCGCTCGCTGGCTGGCTGGTTGCGTGATGCGCGCGACGAAGCCGAATGTGATCGTCTTGTGCGTAAGGCGTTGCAGGCGATTGCGCAGGCGCACGCCACCGGCGCGTATTTCGGTCAGCCATTGCCGCGCAACATGACCTTCGATGGCCAGCGCATCGGCTTCATCGACTTCGAGGAAGATCCGCTGGAAGTAATGGATCTGGCGCAGGCCCAGGCGCGCGATTGGCTGATGTTCGGCTATGGCGTGGCGCGCTACTACGAGCGGCGTCCAGCCGCATTGCAGGCGCTGATGCAGGAGGCGATGTCCGGCGAAGCGCGCGATGTCAATGCGCAGACGCACCAGGTCACAGGGCGTCTGCAGCGCCTGGCCGCGGTGTGCAATCGACTGGGACGCAAGGCGCGCCGGCTCTCGCACGCGGTGCTGGTGCTGCATTCTGCGACCACGCTCAGCGTGCTGGTGATTGGCACGTTGGCGATCGACTGGTTCAGCGATGGCGATCTGGACGTGCTGCGTCTGCTGGTGGGTTGA
- the fabF gene encoding beta-ketoacyl-ACP synthase II, producing MSRRRVVVTGMGMVSPLGNDLASSWDGIKNGRSGIAPLTSFDASTFATRICGEVRDLDITQFINPKDAKKMDAFIHYGVAASLMALEDSGLEVTEANAERIGAMVGSGIGGILGIEQQTEKYLEGGARKVSPFYIPSTIINMLPGHLSIMKGLKGPGFSAVSACATANHSIGMAMRTIQYGDADVMVAGGAERGSSPTSMAGFCSMKAMSTRNDDPTRASRPWDAERDGFVMGDGAGILVIEEYEHAKARGARIYCELAGFGASQDAWHMTAPSENGDGPARCMTMAMKDAGVNPEQVEYLNAHGTSTPLGDLAETLAMKRAMGDHAYKMMVSSTKSMTGHLLGAAGGIEAIFSVMALHENVIPPTINLDNPGEGCDLDYVPNIARDKKIDVAMSNGFGFGGTNGTLVFKRL from the coding sequence ATGAGCCGACGTCGCGTCGTCGTTACCGGCATGGGCATGGTCTCGCCATTGGGCAATGACCTGGCCAGCAGTTGGGACGGCATCAAGAATGGTCGTTCGGGTATTGCCCCGCTGACCTCGTTCGATGCCTCCACGTTCGCCACCCGCATCTGCGGTGAAGTGCGTGACCTGGACATCACCCAGTTCATCAACCCCAAAGACGCCAAGAAGATGGATGCCTTCATCCACTATGGCGTGGCGGCCTCGCTGATGGCCCTGGAAGACTCCGGCCTGGAAGTGACCGAAGCCAATGCCGAGCGCATCGGCGCGATGGTCGGTTCGGGCATCGGCGGCATCCTGGGCATCGAGCAGCAGACCGAAAAATACCTGGAGGGCGGCGCACGCAAGGTCTCGCCGTTCTACATCCCCAGCACCATCATCAACATGCTGCCGGGCCACCTGAGCATCATGAAGGGCCTCAAGGGCCCGGGTTTCTCCGCGGTGTCCGCGTGTGCGACCGCCAACCACTCGATCGGCATGGCCATGCGCACCATCCAGTACGGCGATGCCGACGTGATGGTGGCCGGTGGTGCCGAGCGCGGCTCGTCGCCGACCTCGATGGCCGGCTTCTGTTCGATGAAGGCCATGTCCACCCGCAACGATGACCCGACGCGTGCCTCGCGTCCGTGGGACGCCGAGCGCGACGGTTTCGTCATGGGCGACGGCGCCGGCATCCTGGTGATCGAGGAGTACGAACACGCCAAGGCCCGCGGCGCGCGCATCTACTGCGAACTGGCCGGTTTCGGCGCCAGCCAGGATGCCTGGCACATGACCGCGCCCAGCGAGAACGGCGACGGCCCGGCGCGCTGCATGACCATGGCCATGAAGGACGCCGGCGTGAATCCGGAGCAGGTCGAATACCTCAATGCGCACGGCACCTCCACGCCGCTGGGTGACCTGGCCGAAACCCTGGCGATGAAGCGCGCCATGGGCGACCACGCCTACAAGATGATGGTCAGCTCGACCAAGTCGATGACCGGCCACCTGCTGGGTGCGGCTGGTGGCATCGAGGCGATCTTCTCGGTCATGGCGCTGCACGAGAACGTGATCCCGCCGACCATCAACCTGGACAATCCGGGCGAAGGCTGCGACCTGGACTACGTGCCGAACATCGCGCGCGACAAGAAGATCGACGTGGCCATGTCCAATGGCTTCGGCTTTGGCGGCACCAACGGCACGCTGGTGTTCAAGCGCCTCTGA
- a CDS encoding beta-ketoacyl-ACP synthase III: MSQPVTNGRIYSRIAGTGSFLPEKVLTNDDLSKIVETSDEWIRSRTGIRERHIAAEGENSSDLGYQAALRALEAAGVAPSDIDMIVVGTTTPDIVFPSTACLIQARLGAEGCMALDVNAACSGFIYALTVADKFIRTGDAKTVLVVGAETLTRITDWTDRTTCVLFGDGAGAVVLKADSETGILSTHLHADGSKKELLWNPVGISAGFNADEVNNGSRILMKGNDVFKYAVKALDSVVDEALNANQLDKSDLNWLVPHQANLRIIEATAKRLDMSMDQVVVTVDKHGNTSSASVPLALDEAVRDGRIQRGQLLLLEAFGGGFTWGSALIRY; encoded by the coding sequence ATGAGCCAGCCGGTGACGAACGGTCGTATTTACTCGCGTATCGCAGGCACCGGCAGCTTCCTGCCGGAGAAGGTCCTGACCAACGACGACCTGTCCAAGATCGTCGAGACCAGCGACGAGTGGATCCGCAGCCGCACCGGCATCCGTGAGCGTCACATCGCGGCCGAAGGCGAGAACAGCAGCGACCTGGGTTACCAGGCCGCGCTGCGCGCGCTCGAGGCGGCGGGTGTGGCGCCGTCGGACATCGACATGATCGTGGTCGGGACGACCACGCCCGACATCGTGTTTCCCTCCACGGCCTGCCTGATCCAGGCGCGCCTGGGGGCCGAAGGCTGCATGGCGCTGGACGTCAACGCGGCCTGTTCGGGTTTCATCTACGCGTTGACGGTGGCGGACAAATTCATCCGTACCGGTGACGCCAAAACCGTGCTGGTGGTCGGCGCCGAGACGCTGACCCGCATCACCGACTGGACCGACCGCACCACCTGCGTGCTGTTCGGCGACGGTGCTGGCGCGGTCGTGCTCAAGGCCGACAGCGAGACCGGCATCCTCAGCACCCATCTGCATGCCGACGGCAGCAAGAAGGAACTGCTGTGGAATCCGGTCGGCATCTCGGCGGGCTTCAACGCCGACGAGGTCAACAACGGCTCGCGCATCCTGATGAAGGGCAATGACGTGTTCAAGTACGCCGTCAAGGCGCTGGATTCGGTCGTTGACGAGGCCTTGAACGCCAACCAGCTCGACAAGAGCGACCTCAACTGGCTGGTCCCGCACCAAGCCAACCTGCGCATCATCGAAGCCACGGCCAAGCGCCTGGACATGTCGATGGATCAGGTCGTGGTGACGGTGGATAAGCATGGCAACACCTCCTCCGCATCGGTGCCGCTGGCACTGGACGAAGCGGTGCGCGATGGCCGCATCCAGCGTGGCCAGCTGCTGTTGCTGGAAGCCTTTGGTGGTGGTTTCACCTGGGGCTCGGCGCTGATCCGCTACTGA
- the fabG gene encoding 3-oxoacyl-ACP reductase FabG, whose translation MNAALPLAGEIALVTGASRGIGAAIADTLAAQGATVIGTATTDNGAQAIAQRMESAGGHGRMLDVTDAAAVDALIDAITKEFGPVSILVNNAGITRDNLLMRMKDDDWNAIIDTNLTSVFRTSKAVMRGMMKARKGRIINIASVVGVTGNPGQTNYAAAKAGIIAFSKSLAKEIGSRGVTVNVVAPGFIDTDMTKALPEDAKAALIGQIALGQLGEPADIANAVAFLASPSAKYITGETLHVNGGMYMP comes from the coding sequence ATGAACGCAGCCCTTCCCCTGGCCGGCGAAATCGCCCTGGTCACCGGCGCCAGCCGTGGCATCGGCGCGGCGATCGCCGACACGCTGGCTGCGCAGGGCGCGACCGTCATCGGTACCGCCACCACCGATAACGGTGCGCAAGCCATCGCCCAGCGCATGGAGTCCGCCGGCGGCCACGGTCGCATGCTGGACGTGACCGATGCCGCGGCGGTTGATGCGCTGATCGATGCGATTACCAAGGAATTCGGGCCGGTCTCGATCCTGGTCAACAATGCCGGCATCACCCGCGACAACCTGTTGATGCGGATGAAGGACGATGACTGGAATGCGATCATCGATACCAACCTGACCAGCGTGTTCCGCACTTCCAAGGCGGTGATGCGCGGCATGATGAAGGCGCGCAAGGGTCGCATCATCAACATTGCCTCGGTGGTCGGCGTCACCGGCAATCCGGGCCAGACCAACTACGCCGCGGCCAAGGCCGGCATCATTGCCTTCTCCAAGTCGCTGGCCAAGGAAATCGGTTCGCGCGGGGTCACGGTGAATGTCGTCGCCCCCGGTTTCATCGACACCGACATGACCAAGGCATTGCCGGAAGACGCCAAGGCTGCGCTGATCGGGCAGATTGCCCTGGGTCAGTTGGGCGAGCCGGCGGACATCGCCAATGCAGTGGCCTTCCTGGCTAGCCCGTCGGCCAAGTACATCACCGGCGAGACCCTACACGTCAACGGCGGCATGTACATGCCCTGA
- the acpP gene encoding acyl carrier protein: MSSIEERVKKIVVEQLGVKEEEVTTSASFVDDLGADSLDTVELVMALEEEFECEIPDEEAEKITSVQQAIDYVKAHVKA, from the coding sequence ATGAGCAGCATTGAAGAGCGCGTCAAGAAGATCGTTGTTGAACAGCTTGGCGTCAAAGAAGAAGAAGTCACCACCAGCGCATCGTTCGTGGACGATCTGGGCGCCGACTCCCTGGACACCGTCGAGCTGGTCATGGCGTTGGAAGAAGAGTTCGAGTGCGAAATTCCGGACGAAGAGGCCGAGAAGATCACCTCCGTCCAGCAGGCCATCGACTACGTCAAGGCCCACGTCAAGGCCTGA
- a CDS encoding YceD family protein, with amino-acid sequence MSAHVPEILDAWRMVAARRSFEGKVPLAALRRLDGLLTDAEGEVTFALQFDRDALQVPYVELKIDAALPLECQRSLQRFLFPVSMVQKLGLIRDEADEAALPEDVEALLVPEDGMLRTLDLIEDELVLAVPAVPMNPDLPAVELDVSPQQEELAQASPFAALASLKKN; translated from the coding sequence ATGTCCGCGCACGTGCCCGAAATTCTAGATGCTTGGCGCATGGTCGCGGCACGGCGTAGCTTCGAAGGCAAGGTGCCGCTGGCGGCATTGCGCCGGCTGGATGGCTTGCTGACCGATGCCGAGGGTGAGGTGACGTTCGCGCTGCAGTTTGATCGCGATGCGCTGCAGGTGCCCTATGTGGAACTGAAGATCGATGCGGCGCTGCCGCTGGAATGCCAGCGCAGCCTGCAGCGGTTCCTGTTCCCGGTGTCGATGGTGCAGAAGCTCGGCCTAATCCGGGACGAGGCTGACGAAGCGGCCCTGCCGGAAGATGTCGAAGCGCTGCTGGTGCCCGAAGACGGCATGCTGCGGACGCTGGATCTGATTGAGGACGAACTGGTGCTGGCCGTGCCTGCAGTACCGATGAATCCGGATTTGCCTGCGGTGGAACTCGATGTTTCCCCGCAGCAGGAAGAACTGGCGCAGGCCAGCCCGTTCGCGGCGCTGGCTTCGCTCAAGAAGAACTGA
- a CDS encoding glycosyltransferase family 39 protein, with amino-acid sequence MNEEARAQRTFLMLWVCLTVIKILIAAQLPLFVDEAFYWQEGRHLAAAYSDLPGLTAWMTRLGTAIGGQHVLAIRMPFLLLSALLPWFLAGIGSRWFGAVAGWRAGMLVLLMPLSGSLGIMAVPDVPMAFATVLCLDAGARLLREIDAAAAAELALGLVIGALSHYRFVGVIGVGFIALLLIPEGRRMLRDVRVWVALALGVAAWAPLIAWNIENADAGLRFQLVDRHPWTFQWTGLLFLVIQAALVTPLLFYALLQVLKRSFGDAGDMPSQWRYFGLLGGLSTIGFFVLGFFADVERVSFHWPLPGYLPLLLAVPALLRRWPVMLRRATWAMCGAGLAVVLGYYLVASVPRWRADLASSKFYPYNFAGWDVLAQAVREELARHPGQTGLLADNFKVGSELGFALGDDAIPVLDHPLNIKHGRAPQLRLWNLQSDGTSPTAQLLVVGASEVQYKGLLAQYHALCARVGPLPAPRVINVDHGRQRFLLFYLPRAAGAAASAKSDSPKTAACIAPAMAWIDVPIDGATVPGRFEVSGWAFKDGMGLKAVDVLIDGHVVASADYGLPDPGVAQYWKISNDPNHPKVGFRAQIDARKFSSGRHWLGLRLHAADGSIEDWSEQPIDLSRHE; translated from the coding sequence ATGAATGAAGAGGCGCGGGCTCAGCGCACGTTCCTGATGCTGTGGGTGTGCCTGACCGTGATCAAGATCCTGATCGCGGCGCAGCTGCCGTTGTTCGTCGATGAGGCGTTCTATTGGCAGGAAGGTCGCCACCTTGCGGCCGCGTATTCGGACCTGCCCGGATTGACTGCATGGATGACGCGACTGGGCACGGCCATCGGCGGCCAGCACGTGCTGGCCATCCGCATGCCATTCCTGCTGCTGTCCGCGCTGTTGCCGTGGTTCCTGGCAGGGATTGGTTCGCGCTGGTTCGGTGCAGTGGCAGGCTGGCGTGCCGGCATGCTGGTATTGCTGATGCCCTTGTCCGGAAGCCTGGGGATCATGGCGGTGCCGGACGTGCCGATGGCTTTTGCCACGGTGCTGTGCCTGGATGCCGGTGCGCGCCTGTTGCGCGAGATCGATGCTGCGGCGGCTGCAGAGCTGGCACTGGGCCTGGTGATCGGTGCATTGAGTCATTACCGGTTTGTCGGCGTGATCGGCGTCGGCTTCATCGCACTGCTGCTGATCCCGGAAGGTCGCCGGATGCTGCGCGACGTGCGCGTGTGGGTTGCCCTGGCGCTGGGTGTCGCGGCGTGGGCACCCCTGATCGCCTGGAACATCGAGAATGCTGATGCAGGCCTGCGTTTCCAGCTGGTCGATCGCCATCCATGGACCTTCCAGTGGACCGGGCTGCTGTTCCTGGTGATCCAGGCCGCGCTGGTCACGCCGCTGTTGTTCTACGCCTTGCTGCAGGTCCTGAAGCGTTCCTTCGGCGACGCGGGCGACATGCCATCGCAGTGGCGGTATTTCGGCTTGCTGGGCGGGTTGTCGACGATCGGGTTCTTCGTGCTGGGCTTCTTCGCCGATGTCGAGCGTGTCAGTTTCCACTGGCCATTGCCGGGCTATCTGCCGCTGCTGTTGGCCGTGCCCGCGTTGTTGCGCCGCTGGCCGGTGATGTTGCGGCGGGCGACCTGGGCGATGTGTGGTGCGGGGCTGGCGGTGGTGCTGGGTTATTACCTGGTGGCCTCGGTGCCACGCTGGCGTGCGGACCTGGCCTCCAGCAAGTTCTATCCCTACAACTTCGCCGGCTGGGACGTGCTGGCCCAGGCGGTACGCGAAGAACTGGCGCGTCATCCGGGGCAGACCGGCCTGCTCGCCGATAACTTCAAGGTCGGTTCCGAGCTGGGTTTCGCCTTGGGTGATGACGCGATCCCGGTCCTGGATCACCCGCTCAACATCAAGCACGGGCGCGCGCCGCAATTGCGCCTGTGGAACCTGCAAAGTGACGGCACCAGTCCGACCGCACAGCTGCTGGTCGTTGGTGCCAGCGAGGTGCAGTACAAGGGCTTGCTGGCGCAGTACCACGCGCTGTGCGCGCGGGTCGGTCCACTGCCGGCGCCGCGCGTGATCAATGTCGACCATGGCCGCCAGCGCTTCCTGTTGTTCTATCTGCCCAGGGCGGCCGGGGCAGCTGCAAGCGCGAAGTCGGACTCGCCCAAGACCGCTGCCTGCATCGCACCGGCGATGGCATGGATCGATGTCCCGATCGACGGCGCCACGGTGCCCGGTCGGTTCGAGGTCAGCGGCTGGGCGTTCAAGGATGGCATGGGCTTGAAAGCAGTGGATGTGCTGATCGATGGGCATGTCGTCGCCAGCGCCGACTACGGTCTACCCGATCCGGGCGTGGCCCAGTACTGGAAGATCTCCAACGACCCGAATCATCCCAAGGTCGGTTTCCGCGCGCAGATCGACGCACGCAAGTTCAGCTCGGGCCGGCACTGGCTGGGCCTGCGCCTGCATGCCGCCGATGGCAGCATCGAGGATTGGTCCGAGCAGCCGATCGACCTGTCACGGCACGAGTGA
- the mltG gene encoding endolytic transglycosylase MltG, which translates to MASGCRRGCRAIVLVVFLLALAVAAAALWGWQRYQHFQSQPLPGLHAGQVVQVKRGDSFRGVLAGLRAQGVSTGSDIEWQVLARQLDAAGKLKVGEYALAPGTTPRTLLQNMRAGRIIQYRFTIVEGWNFRQVRAALNAATPLLHETTQLDDAALMAAIGHAGEHPEGRFLPETYVYSRGDKDIDVLKRAHDDMGKTLATVWAQRAADLPLTTPDQALTLASIVEKETGIAEERAQIAGVFARRLAMGMKLQTDPTVIYGIGSSYDGNIRRHDLTTDTPYNTYTRVGLTPTPIAMPGRAALQAATHPVAGDALYFVALGDGSGRHVFSATLAQHNAAVRQYLDRMRRPPLPEEAAALPPADAQAAPPQDARAKQP; encoded by the coding sequence GTGGCATCAGGTTGCAGGCGCGGTTGCCGCGCCATCGTCCTTGTCGTGTTCCTGCTCGCGCTGGCCGTTGCGGCCGCCGCGCTATGGGGCTGGCAGCGCTACCAGCATTTCCAGTCGCAACCGCTGCCGGGCTTGCACGCCGGCCAGGTCGTGCAGGTGAAGCGGGGCGACTCCTTCCGTGGCGTATTGGCGGGCCTGCGCGCGCAGGGCGTGAGCACCGGCAGCGATATCGAATGGCAGGTGCTGGCCCGCCAGCTCGATGCTGCCGGCAAGCTCAAGGTGGGCGAGTACGCGCTGGCACCTGGCACGACGCCACGCACGCTGCTGCAGAACATGCGTGCGGGCCGGATCATCCAGTACCGCTTCACCATCGTGGAGGGCTGGAACTTCCGCCAGGTGCGCGCCGCGCTCAACGCGGCCACGCCGCTGCTCCACGAGACCACGCAATTGGACGACGCTGCGCTGATGGCTGCCATTGGTCACGCAGGCGAACATCCGGAAGGCCGTTTCCTGCCTGAGACCTACGTGTACTCGCGTGGCGACAAGGACATCGACGTACTCAAGCGCGCCCATGACGACATGGGAAAAACGCTGGCCACGGTGTGGGCGCAGCGCGCCGCCGACCTGCCGTTGACCACGCCCGACCAGGCGTTGACGCTGGCCTCGATCGTGGAGAAGGAAACCGGCATTGCCGAAGAGCGCGCGCAGATCGCCGGCGTGTTCGCACGACGCCTGGCGATGGGCATGAAGCTGCAGACCGATCCGACCGTGATCTATGGCATCGGCAGCAGCTACGACGGCAACATCCGCCGCCACGACCTGACCACCGACACCCCGTACAACACCTACACCCGCGTGGGCCTGACGCCCACGCCGATCGCCATGCCCGGGCGCGCGGCGCTGCAGGCGGCCACGCATCCGGTCGCCGGCGATGCGTTGTACTTCGTCGCGCTGGGTGACGGCAGCGGCCGGCATGTGTTCTCGGCCACGCTGGCCCAGCACAACGCGGCGGTGCGCCAATACCTGGATCGCATGCGCCGCCCGCCGTTGCCGGAGGAAGCGGCCGCGCTGCCGCCCGCCGATGCGCAGGCAGCGCCGCCGCAGGACGCCAGGGCGAAGCAGCCATGA